In a genomic window of Alphaproteobacteria bacterium:
- the fliF gene encoding flagellar M-ring protein FliF, with protein sequence MNSFLDTLRQLGPARLLMMSAIVLGLLIFFVFISLRVSSPDMKLLYADLSVTDSGAVAAKLEELQIPYDMSSDGSRISVPGDDVGRARMLLAEEGLPNGGSMGYEIFDKQSAFGTTNLVQNINQVRALEGELARTISEMDNVRSARVHIVLPERELFRRENREASASVFINIPAGIVLARTQIASIQSLVASSVSNLKASSVSVIDSNGNLLAKGGNEDTDLVTLEAEDRRRSFEANLVNKIEEQVSRVVGPGKVTAIVTADINYDQISMNEESYNPEGQVLRSSQVTEESSTEREAPGDEVSVENNLPGQNSGLLLGEEPSAQSNKTEEVTNYEISKTVKNVVRQVGEIKKLSVSVLVDGSYTTDEEGKKTYAPRPQEELDAITSLVKSAVGIDEDRGDTIQVSNLQFAEIDTAEEIVDDRYLFGFEKSDLIDAAEVITVGVMMILVVLLVLQPMVSRLLATEGGGGATGGGGRRVEPDMIAAMPSNPALAAPTGGGGSMSEPAYAKQAEESLVDIQGVEGKVKASTLKKVEEIVDNYPTETVSVIRSWMTQES encoded by the coding sequence GTGAACAGTTTTCTGGATACATTAAGACAGCTCGGGCCGGCGCGGCTTTTAATGATGTCGGCCATAGTGCTTGGCCTTCTGATCTTTTTCGTGTTTATCTCCCTGCGCGTGTCCTCGCCGGACATGAAGCTTTTGTATGCCGATCTGTCGGTCACGGATTCCGGGGCGGTGGCCGCGAAGCTTGAGGAACTTCAGATTCCTTATGATATGTCTTCGGACGGATCGCGGATTTCCGTTCCCGGCGACGATGTCGGACGGGCGCGGATGCTTCTGGCCGAGGAAGGGCTGCCGAACGGCGGATCCATGGGTTATGAGATTTTCGATAAACAGTCCGCCTTTGGGACGACGAATCTCGTGCAGAATATCAATCAGGTCCGCGCCCTTGAGGGTGAGCTGGCGCGCACGATCAGCGAGATGGATAATGTCCGCAGCGCCCGTGTGCATATCGTCTTGCCCGAGCGTGAGCTTTTCCGGCGCGAAAACCGGGAAGCTTCGGCCAGCGTCTTCATCAACATTCCGGCGGGGATCGTGCTTGCCCGCACACAGATCGCCTCTATCCAATCGTTGGTGGCGTCTTCGGTTTCCAACCTTAAGGCGTCAAGCGTATCGGTTATCGACAGCAACGGGAACCTGCTGGCCAAGGGCGGAAACGAGGACACTGATCTTGTCACCCTTGAGGCCGAGGACCGGCGCCGCAGTTTTGAGGCCAATCTGGTCAATAAAATCGAGGAGCAGGTCAGCCGCGTGGTCGGGCCGGGCAAGGTTACGGCGATTGTGACCGCCGATATCAATTACGACCAGATCAGCATGAACGAGGAGAGCTACAACCCGGAGGGGCAGGTTCTGCGCTCCTCTCAGGTTACCGAGGAGAGCAGCACCGAGCGCGAAGCGCCGGGCGATGAGGTTTCGGTTGAAAACAATCTGCCGGGACAGAATTCCGGTCTTCTGCTTGGCGAAGAGCCTTCCGCACAGAGCAACAAGACGGAGGAAGTCACCAATTATGAGATCAGCAAGACCGTCAAAAATGTCGTCCGGCAGGTGGGTGAAATCAAGAAACTCTCCGTTTCCGTTCTGGTCGATGGCAGCTACACCACCGATGAGGAAGGGAAAAAAACCTATGCGCCTCGGCCGCAGGAAGAGCTTGACGCGATCACGTCTCTCGTGAAGTCCGCCGTCGGGATCGACGAGGATCGCGGCGATACGATTCAGGTCAGCAACCTGCAATTCGCGGAAATCGACACGGCCGAAGAAATCGTCGATGACCGCTACCTGTTCGGGTTCGAGAAGAGCGACCTTATTGATGCGGCGGAAGTCATTACCGTGGGCGTCATGATGATCCTTGTCGTGCTGCTTGTCCTGCAGCCAATGGTCAGCCGTCTGCTGGCAACAGAAGGCGGCGGCGGGGCGACGGGCGGCGGCGGACGACGCGTTGAGCCGGATATGATCGCCGCCATGCCGTCCAATCCTGCTTTGGCCGCTCCAACCGGAGGCGGAGGGAGCATGAGCGAACCCGCTTACGCCAAGCAAGCGGAAGAGTCCCTTGTTGACATTCAGGGCGTTGAGGGGAAGGTCAAAGCTTCCACCTTGAAAAAAGTTGAGGAAATCGTCGATAATTACCCGACCGAAACCGTTTCCGTCATCCGCAGCTGGATGACGCAAGAGAGTTAA
- a CDS encoding flagellar protein FlaG produces the protein MIEAVNSSVSSSAVLRATADQASTQRAQSANPARVQEAAEPLRDAPQVPYISPYIHLDLNYNKAVLQIRDSSTGDVVRQFPSEESLEVRRLQSLRQQESSEPVEVEEAVTPEVRETTAQPSRSRIPGKSTSADIITVQDVTSSPPANSSAPPQIATAAFSAGGQSAGSAKVSVLA, from the coding sequence ATGATAGAAGCAGTCAATTCATCGGTATCAAGCTCAGCGGTCCTCCGGGCGACGGCGGATCAGGCGAGTACGCAGCGCGCCCAATCCGCAAACCCCGCACGGGTGCAGGAGGCGGCCGAGCCTCTACGTGACGCGCCGCAGGTTCCCTACATCAGCCCCTATATTCATCTGGATTTGAATTACAACAAAGCGGTGCTTCAAATTCGCGATTCCAGCACCGGCGACGTCGTTCGCCAGTTTCCCTCCGAGGAAAGCCTGGAAGTCCGCCGCCTGCAGAGCCTGCGTCAGCAGGAATCGTCCGAACCTGTAGAAGTAGAAGAGGCGGTGACGCCCGAAGTGCGCGAGACCACGGCTCAGCCCTCGCGCTCCCGTATTCCCGGTAAATCCACATCCGCCGACATTATTACGGTGCAGGACGTGACGTCCTCTCCCCCGGCCAACAGCTCCGCCCCGCCCCAGATCGCGACGGCCGCCTTCAGCGCGGGCGGTCAAAGCGCGGGATCGGCGAAGGTCAGCGTTCTGGCTTAA
- a CDS encoding flagellar FlaF family protein encodes MRSKNNNPYAQAAGAYDNNAQQNTPDQRELEGRVLLKSARMMQDLVREWDSRTTEILEATLLYNRQIWMLFYDTAIGNPEGNRPNDLRSNIINLANFIFKRELEILSSPQKDKLNVLININKEVAAGLLTGQKAAAAQAAQSPPPAAGSSTNIEG; translated from the coding sequence ATGCGCTCAAAAAACAATAACCCCTATGCCCAGGCGGCGGGCGCCTATGATAACAACGCCCAGCAAAATACTCCCGACCAGCGGGAGCTTGAAGGGCGCGTGTTGCTGAAGTCGGCGCGGATGATGCAGGATCTGGTGCGCGAGTGGGACAGCCGCACGACCGAAATTCTGGAAGCCACGCTTTTATACAATCGGCAAATCTGGATGCTGTTTTACGACACGGCGATCGGCAACCCCGAGGGCAATCGGCCCAACGATTTGCGGAGCAACATCATCAACCTCGCCAATTTCATTTTCAAGCGGGAGCTTGAGATTCTCTCCAGCCCGCAGAAGGACAAGCTCAACGTCCTGATCAACATCAATAAGGAAGTCGCGGCCGGTCTGCTCACCGGGCAGAAGGCCGCCGCCGCGCAGGCGGCGCAATCCCCTCCTCCCGCCGCCGGGAGTTCGACGAATATCGAGGGTTGA
- a CDS encoding flagellar biosynthesis repressor FlbT codes for MALVIDLKPNEKILIGEAVITNGTQRARFQIAGDAPILREKDVMKEEEADTPCKRIYFLVQCMYLARTPRDYHKKYFDMVSEIQTASPSSAFFFMQINDHIISDSYYKALKVSRQLIDHERELVSNALKKQ; via the coding sequence ATGGCGCTGGTTATTGATCTAAAGCCGAACGAAAAAATACTGATCGGCGAGGCCGTGATTACCAACGGCACTCAACGTGCGCGGTTCCAGATCGCCGGAGATGCCCCTATTCTGCGTGAAAAAGACGTGATGAAAGAAGAAGAGGCCGACACGCCGTGCAAGCGAATCTATTTTCTCGTCCAGTGTATGTATCTTGCGCGAACCCCGCGGGATTACCACAAAAAATATTTCGACATGGTCAGCGAGATTCAGACTGCTTCGCCCTCCTCCGCTTTTTTCTTTATGCAGATTAACGATCACATTATTTCGGACTCTTACTACAAGGCTCTGAAAGTGTCGCGGCAACTGATTGACCATGAGAGGGAACTCGTAAGCAATGCGCTCAAAAAACAATAA
- a CDS encoding flagellin, which produces MSSDVVLTAALRNNLLSLQNTQSLIDKTQLRLATGLKVNSALDNAQNFFAAQSLSNRASDLNRLLDGIGQSIQTIKSADNAVSSLLNLIEQADSVATQARDALAGGSAEARVTGNRDLSGETNVTAINGIANGDTIVISVTDPDSTTAGALVDFDTANGGQQDLTITFNTNDSIEQIIAEINDNNNLTDRVVEARLDSEGNLEIKSLNGGNARINFVTAAATDAANLGLAQALGFGDQALIRADGGNGTNNVEVTALSTPSLTSFALYEASGNLAERSDLISALTDNAGTALNTGINNAGDTFSIGINGGSAVSFTLNAATIQSFIDTINTNTSLNELVQATFDDETGQITIRAVDSSVQTVQIGFTGNAANDALNIGFGTHSLVTGTAANAQIENLNLGAAAGELATLEEEYTNILSQIDQLVGDAGYRGTNLLNGDDLTTFFNEDRSSSLITEGVVFTSGGLGVSEANFARLESVDDAITEIRLATDTIRSFGNSIANDLAIIQTREDFTKNTINNLEEGADKLTVADQNEEGANLLALQTRQTLGVTSLALASQSQQAVLRLF; this is translated from the coding sequence ATGTCTTCCGATGTAGTTCTTACTGCAGCGTTACGGAACAATTTGCTTTCGCTGCAAAACACCCAAAGCCTTATCGATAAAACCCAGCTTCGTCTCGCGACGGGGTTGAAAGTCAACTCCGCTCTGGACAACGCGCAGAACTTCTTCGCCGCGCAAAGCCTGAGCAACCGCGCCAGCGACCTGAACCGTCTTCTGGACGGGATCGGGCAGTCGATCCAGACCATCAAGTCCGCCGACAATGCGGTTTCGTCTTTGCTCAATCTCATCGAGCAGGCCGATTCCGTGGCCACGCAGGCCCGTGACGCCCTTGCCGGCGGATCGGCCGAAGCGCGGGTCACCGGAAACCGTGACCTGTCGGGCGAAACCAACGTCACCGCGATTAACGGGATTGCCAACGGTGACACGATCGTGATCTCCGTCACCGACCCCGACTCCACGACGGCGGGCGCTCTTGTCGACTTCGACACGGCTAACGGCGGTCAGCAGGATCTGACGATTACCTTCAACACCAACGACTCGATCGAACAGATCATCGCCGAGATCAACGACAACAACAACCTCACGGACCGTGTGGTTGAAGCGCGTCTGGACTCGGAAGGCAATCTGGAGATCAAGTCGCTCAACGGCGGCAACGCGCGTATCAACTTCGTGACGGCAGCAGCCACCGATGCGGCGAACCTCGGCCTTGCCCAAGCCCTTGGCTTCGGCGATCAGGCTCTGATCCGCGCCGACGGCGGTAACGGCACCAACAACGTCGAAGTGACGGCCTTGTCTACGCCCTCCCTGACCTCGTTCGCCTTGTATGAGGCGTCCGGGAACCTGGCAGAGCGAAGCGACCTGATCTCGGCTTTGACCGACAATGCCGGAACGGCTTTGAACACCGGCATCAACAACGCCGGCGACACGTTCTCCATCGGTATCAACGGCGGATCGGCCGTATCGTTCACTTTGAACGCCGCGACGATCCAGAGCTTCATCGACACGATCAACACCAACACCAGCCTGAATGAACTGGTGCAGGCGACGTTCGACGATGAAACGGGCCAGATCACCATCCGGGCCGTCGACTCTTCCGTCCAGACCGTGCAGATCGGCTTCACCGGTAACGCGGCCAACGATGCCCTTAACATCGGCTTCGGAACGCACTCACTGGTGACCGGAACGGCTGCCAACGCCCAGATCGAGAACCTTAATCTCGGCGCTGCGGCTGGCGAACTGGCGACTTTGGAGGAGGAATATACCAATATCCTCTCCCAGATCGATCAACTCGTCGGCGATGCCGGATACCGGGGTACGAACCTTCTGAACGGTGACGACCTGACCACCTTCTTCAACGAAGACCGGTCCAGTTCGCTCATCACCGAAGGCGTCGTGTTCACCTCCGGCGGTCTCGGGGTTTCCGAAGCCAATTTCGCCCGGCTTGAGAGCGTTGACGACGCGATCACCGAAATCCGCTTGGCGACCGACACGATCCGTTCCTTCGGTAACAGCATCGCGAACGACCTGGCGATCATCCAGACCCGCGAAGACTTTACCAAGAACACGATCAACAACCTCGAGGAAGGCGCCGACAAGCTGACGGTCGCCGACCAGAACGAGGAAGGCGCGAACCTTCTGGCTCTGCAAACACGGCAGACCTTGGGCGTCACCTCTCTGGCACTGGCTTCCCAGTCCCAGCAGGCCGTTCTGAGATTGTTCTAA
- a CDS encoding methyltransferase domain-containing protein, with amino-acid sequence MSQSQPKTPQTGAPARAESPEARQLVKEIEKLEREFKRTQNPRKLTEMGTAYYKLGKLDMASALFTRGCALRPDDPDNYKGRAECLVIAGKTDESIEYYSMALSLAPEEERIRTGYGHALMSLKRFEEAAKIFEDGLKIKDSAENNNNVGVLLCETKYYKQAIVFMKKAVEKDPKNKNFRINLAKAYFRSEKYNDAFFTLYDALKRDPDSAFLKSQLSAMGRHLAFPSFSQELKDALTACLKIDNIEHQNLSVVWLRLFLMDTAYSEIHKLTKLYNYEDFKEKADLESVCTLLSDDFCSNALRLIYNQAVDYEIFLSNLRRRILEFYTSGEAQKASPKTLKTIFKILCALAENGFVHEYAAADTQEEIQALDQIRKEIAQESHPSAIAARIALLGAYTPLYKEEEGIIARARALPTTDLHPFWKSLLALQIEEPLEERRLRETIPALGRLSNEVSLKVREQYEENPYPRWRYANAQVDEAKSYHFKKPYQILIAGCGTGKQVIQERFMYPAAHITAVDLSLSSICYAKRKIEELGVDRVEFMHADILELGQLDKTFDFVMCSGVLHHMQEPEAGLKVLLSLLKPKGIINIGLYSEVARQTVVKLRNLVAEKGWKPDRQGIQAFRAYINALPPEDHLRYVTRWRDYYSMSMVRDLIFHVQEHRYTFLQLDEMFKRHGLAFLDFSFIFPDVLADFLRKHPGPENYRNFALWDAFERKRPEAFASMYQMWLCRQNAHAEILAAPKIINALEV; translated from the coding sequence ATGAGTCAATCGCAACCGAAAACACCGCAAACGGGGGCGCCCGCAAGGGCGGAATCCCCCGAGGCCCGCCAGCTCGTCAAGGAGATCGAAAAGCTGGAGCGCGAGTTTAAACGCACCCAGAATCCCCGCAAACTGACCGAAATGGGCACCGCTTATTATAAGTTGGGCAAGCTGGATATGGCCAGCGCTCTGTTTACAAGGGGCTGCGCCCTGCGCCCCGACGATCCGGACAACTATAAGGGGCGGGCAGAGTGTCTGGTCATCGCCGGCAAAACGGACGAGTCGATTGAATACTATAGTATGGCGCTTTCACTCGCCCCCGAAGAGGAGAGGATTCGCACCGGCTATGGCCACGCCCTCATGAGCCTCAAACGCTTCGAGGAAGCTGCAAAAATCTTCGAAGACGGGCTGAAAATTAAAGACTCGGCCGAAAACAATAATAATGTCGGCGTCCTTTTGTGTGAGACGAAGTACTACAAGCAGGCGATTGTCTTTATGAAAAAGGCAGTCGAGAAAGACCCGAAAAACAAGAATTTCAGAATCAATCTGGCCAAGGCCTACTTCCGCAGCGAGAAATATAACGACGCGTTTTTCACCTTATACGATGCGCTCAAGCGCGATCCTGACAGCGCCTTCCTGAAATCGCAGTTGAGCGCGATGGGCCGCCATCTGGCCTTCCCGTCCTTTTCGCAGGAACTGAAGGACGCCCTGACCGCCTGTCTGAAGATCGACAATATCGAGCATCAGAACCTCTCGGTCGTCTGGCTCCGCCTCTTTCTGATGGATACGGCCTATTCTGAAATCCATAAATTAACAAAGCTGTATAACTACGAAGACTTTAAGGAAAAAGCCGATCTGGAGTCCGTCTGCACGCTTCTGTCCGACGATTTCTGCAGTAACGCTTTAAGATTGATCTATAACCAGGCGGTGGATTACGAAATTTTCCTCTCCAACCTCCGCCGCCGGATTCTGGAGTTTTATACATCGGGCGAAGCGCAAAAAGCCTCACCGAAAACATTAAAGACAATCTTCAAAATCCTCTGCGCTCTGGCGGAAAACGGCTTCGTCCATGAATACGCCGCCGCCGACACGCAAGAGGAAATCCAGGCGCTCGACCAGATAAGAAAAGAAATCGCGCAGGAATCCCATCCATCCGCCATCGCGGCCCGCATCGCGCTGCTCGGCGCCTACACGCCGCTCTATAAAGAGGAGGAGGGGATCATCGCCCGTGCCCGCGCTCTCCCCACGACCGACCTCCACCCCTTCTGGAAAAGCCTTCTCGCCCTGCAGATCGAGGAGCCGCTGGAGGAACGCCGCCTGCGCGAAACTATCCCCGCGCTCGGCCGCCTGAGCAACGAAGTCTCCCTGAAGGTCCGCGAACAATATGAGGAAAACCCTTACCCCCGCTGGCGCTACGCCAACGCGCAGGTGGACGAGGCCAAGAGCTACCACTTCAAGAAACCCTATCAGATTCTTATCGCCGGCTGCGGCACGGGCAAGCAGGTGATACAGGAACGCTTCATGTACCCCGCCGCGCATATCACGGCGGTCGATCTCAGCCTCTCCAGCATTTGTTACGCCAAGCGCAAGATTGAGGAACTCGGCGTCGATCGGGTGGAGTTCATGCACGCCGATATCCTCGAACTCGGGCAACTCGACAAGACCTTCGACTTTGTCATGTGTTCCGGCGTCCTTCACCATATGCAAGAGCCGGAGGCGGGGCTGAAAGTCCTGCTCTCCTTGCTTAAGCCTAAGGGGATCATCAATATCGGCCTCTACAGCGAAGTGGCCCGCCAGACAGTGGTAAAACTCAGGAACCTCGTCGCCGAAAAGGGCTGGAAACCGGATCGGCAAGGGATACAGGCCTTCCGCGCCTACATCAATGCCCTCCCGCCGGAAGATCATCTGCGCTATGTCACGCGCTGGCGCGATTATTACTCCATGTCCATGGTCCGCGACCTGATCTTCCACGTGCAGGAACACCGCTACACGTTTTTGCAGCTCGATGAGATGTTCAAACGCCACGGCTTGGCCTTCCTCGATTTCTCCTTTATTTTCCCGGACGTGCTGGCCGATTTCCTCCGCAAACATCCGGGGCCGGAGAATTACCGGAATTTCGCGCTGTGGGACGCCTTCGAGCGCAAGCGCCCCGAAGCCTTCGCCTCCATGTATCAGATGTGGTTGTGCAGGCAGAACGCCCACGCCGAAATCCTCGCCGCGCCGAAGATCATCAATGCTTTGGAGGTTTAA